From the Chlamydia ibidis 10-1398/6 genome, the window CTCTGCTGTGAAGATGGGTGGGCCTGATCCTAAATCTAATGCGCGTCTACGCATGATTATTCAAAAAGCAAAGGATCAAAATATCCCTAATGAGAATATTGAAAGGAATCTCAAAAAGGCTTCTTCAGCAGATCAAAAGAATTTTGAGACAGTTACTTACGAGCTTTACGGTTATGGTGGTGTGGGTATCATTGTTGAAGCAATGACCGATAATAAGAATCGTACAGCCTCTGATATGCGTATTGCTGTTAACAAGCGTGGGGGAGCTCTTGTCGAGCCAGGAAGTGTTCTTTATAATTTCATCCGTAAAGGAGCTTGTTATGTTTCTAAAGATTCGATAGACGAATCAGCACTTCTTTCTCACGTAGTTGAAGTAGGAGCTGACGACCTCGATACTGATGATGAGGATCACTTCATTATTCTATGCGAACCTACAGATCTTGCTGCGGTTAAAGAGAAATTATTATCCCGAGGGATTACCTGTTCTGAAGAAAAACTGATCTATGTGCCATTGAGATTAGTAGATTGCTCCGAAGAAGACGGACAGTCTAACTTATCGTTGATCGAATGGTTAGAACAAATTGATGATGTTGATGATGTATTTCACAATATGGCATAACCAGTGAGATGGTATCTCACCGGTTATCCATAATGTGTGGTTAACTTATCTTAAATGAGGCGGAAGCGATGACGTCCTTGGAGGAGGTGGAGGGGGAGTTTTCCGATTTCCTTGAGCTCTGTCTAGTACATTAGATAGATTCTTGGTTACCTGTTTAGCTGCATCGAATAGCTTTTGGCCTTCAGTCTTTCCTCCTCCACTGTCTGCGGCTGAGATCGCTTCATCTAAATTTCTTGTTCCTTGCTCAAACATTTTAATTTTTGTAGCTACGGCGCTTAGTGCTGATGTTACTTGCTGCGCAGCTTCATAGATATTAGATCTCTGTTCTATTGTTGCTGTTTGTCTTGTTCCTTTTACAGGTGAACTAGTCGCCATTTGTGTGACGGGAGCTGCCGTACGTACCTCTTGTGCTGCTGTTGCTGGTGTCGCAGCGGAGAGCAAATCAGACATACTATTTGCTACATCCCTAGCTGCCTCATGTAAAGATGTTTTGGTGTCTAAGGTAGCCGTTTCTTTATTTCTTTGAGGAACATCCGTAATGGAGGATTGTTGGGTTTGTACTCTGCTAGTTACTACTGTGGCTTGCATAGGCATGGTTGCAATAATACCACCGGATCCAGTTCTCTCTTGGAATTGCTGAATCAGTTTTCCTACATTAGTTTTGTTCGGCTGAATTAGGTTGCCTTGCTTATCAAAAGCCGTATCTAGGTGTTTCCTAAGTTGAGGTAGTAATTCTTCTAGCCTCTCTCCTCCTTCTCCTTGCTGGCCTACGATGATTCGAGATGTTCCTGCTGTCGTCGTTGTACGCTCTCTTCCAATAGCATTATTTTGAGAGCCTGTTGTTTCATTTCCATCGTCATCTAGAATAACATAGCGTGCATGGAACAGTGTTTCTGGTTTGGTCGGATCGGGAGTTTTACCAGATTCAACGTCCTTAATCACTTTACCTAGTGTTTGGTTAACAGGTATTGGTTCTCCTCCATTGCTTTCCGGATAAACTACGTTAAGG encodes:
- a CDS encoding YebC/PmpR family DNA-binding transcriptional regulator, giving the protein MAGHSKWANTKYRKERADHKKGKIFSRTIKELISAVKMGGPDPKSNARLRMIIQKAKDQNIPNENIERNLKKASSADQKNFETVTYELYGYGGVGIIVEAMTDNKNRTASDMRIAVNKRGGALVEPGSVLYNFIRKGACYVSKDSIDESALLSHVVEVGADDLDTDDEDHFIILCEPTDLAAVKEKLLSRGITCSEEKLIYVPLRLVDCSEEDGQSNLSLIEWLEQIDDVDDVFHNMA